The stretch of DNA CAATCCGACAGTATGCGCACGGCCGCAGTGCTACTGGCCGAGTACGGGTTCGCGGCGGTGCCGGTGGTCGACGACCACGACCGGCTGGTTGGGATGTTGAACAGCGGAGACGTGTTGCGGGCCGGTACCGCGTCCTCGGAGACGGTGGGCGAGGTGATGACTGCACCCGCCGTTGCTGCGCCGATGTATCAATATGTGGCCGATGTGAGCAAGATGCTACTTCACCAGGGACTACGCAGTCTGCCGGTCGTGGATATCGACGGTCGGGTAGTGGGCATCCTCAGCCGCAGTGACGTGGTGCGGCTGATGCTCAAACCGGACGAGACGATCGCCGTGGGCGCGCAACGCCGCCTCGACGACTACACCGGGGACGGACGCTGGCACGTGACGGTCGAGGAGGGCTGCGTCACCCTCGCAGGCCCGTTCGCAGACGAATCCGAACGCCGCATCGCGATCGCGTTGAGCAAGACCGTACCGGGCACCCGCATGGTGTCCATTGCCGCTGGAGAATAGGCGGTGGTCGATGAGGCATAACCTCATTGACCACAGCGCGCCGCGGTGATCACTGCACCGCGGCAACTCAGTGCGCGATGAGGGTGCTTCGGCATCGCCCCGACGCTGAGTGATCCGCCCGCGGCCACGGCCGACCTGGCTGTGGCCGAAAGCACTTTGGTCGCGGCTCCTGCCGTGACGCTGCGCCGCACGCACGGCCCACCCCGCGCCGAGCGGCCCGGAGGCCGAGAAAGAGAGAACAAGGAATGTATCGATCACGCACGCCCGCCGCCGCAATCCACAGATCCTTCGCCCACGGCGGATCGATGAGCACCCGCCAGATCAAGGCCCACCTCGAGGTGATGTTCGCCCCCGAGACCGATCACGGCACCCCGCCCGAAAACGCCGGTTCAGTTTTCGCACACCAGCTCAGCGAGGCTGAGGAGAACACGGCTCTGCCTCTCGCAGACATTGCCTGAGATCGCAGAGCGCCCGGACATCCCGCAGCACGCGTGGGTACCGATCACACCGACACGGTCACCCACCATGCCGACAGCACGATCGGGACGACCTCGGTCGGTCTCGACCATCGCAAGGACCCCGACACCGACCCAAGAAACGACAGGAGCAACCATGACCCCCACCCCCATCACCACCACCCTCGACACCGAGCAGCAACGGATCGCCGGCAAGGCACTGCAGGGCACCGTCGTCGACCTGATCGACCTGAGCCTGATCGCCAAACAGGCCCACTGGAACGTCATCGGACCCCACTTCCTGGCGATACACCCCGCCCTCGACGAGCTGGCCACCGTCGCACGCAAATTCACCGATGAGGCGGCCGAACGGGCCACCGCAATCGGCGTCAGCCCCGACGGCCGCGCGGCCACCGTCGCCGCGGACGCGGGTACCACGGGATTCGCCGAAGGGTGGACATCCGACGGCGAGGTGGTCGAGACGATCGCCGCGAACCTGGCCGCCGTCATCGCACGGTTGCGGGCTTCCATCGAGTCCACCGAGAAGGCGGACCCGGTCACCCAGGACCTGCTGATCGGCATCACCGCCCGACTCGAGCAACTGCACTGGAGGTGGCAGGCCCAGAGCACACAACCATCTGCCCAGCGCCCTCGGCTCGGACAGGTGCTCGTCGGATAGCTCCGTCCACCGCGCGAACGAGGAGGCGGCCGCGACCAACGATCGGCACCGGTCGCCTCAGGCTCAGTGCCGTAACGAACGCGTTTGGATGCCCAGCAGCTCCAGCACGCGAAGCCCGAATGCGACGCCGGTCCATGCCGCCCCATGATCGGATGCGGACGATTCCAGCGGCTGCGCCAGAGGGTGTTTGAGAACCCGATATGGCACGCCTGTGCCTCCGAGAATCGGCTCCTGATTGGGTCGGTGATCACCAGATCACCGACCCAACGGGAGCCCAATGTCATCATCGTCGATTTCGTTGTGCCCGGGGACATGGTTGCGCGGAGTACTCGTCGTCGGTCACCGACGCAGAGTGGGCCACTCGACTCGCGATTCCTGCACCAGTGGCTCGGCAGGTCGCGGGAGGTGACCCGAGAAGTAGTGCTGCCGTTGATATTGGATGGCATCCAGTACATCATGCGCGGTGGTACCGCGTGGTGGAGACTGCCGGTGGAGTTCTGGTCAACCGGGACGGTGTCCGCGGTCTTCGCTCGCAAGAGACCTGTGCACGAAACTCGCCCAGAAACTCATCGCAAGGGTCTCCGGATCTGGATTTCGACGAACCCGTCTGCACTCGACGGGACACCGGAATCCGCACGATCAGGTGCAGCCTGCGGTACCCGTTCGGCTCTGTCGACGGTACGTGAAGCGCATGCCCCCGTGCTTCTTTGCCTCGCCGAAGCGTCCGACGGTGCGAATCCGCCCCGGTCCAGGTCGGCGTGGGGTGTCACCGGGCGGTGGGGCGACCCCTCGACGCCCCACCGGTGTACGCACCGCCATACGAACCGGTGAACGTGGCCCCGCGTACTCCCGATGCAGCACCCACAGGTCGCTCCTGGAAGGACCCGAGCGGTCGACGCTCACCTCGGCGGGAACGGTTGGTGTGCTTTCGTCGGTCCGACTCGGTCATGCCACCCCACACGCCGTAGGATTCACCCGAGGTCAGCGCGTGATCGCGACACCGCACCAGCCCGGGGCACACCTGACAAATCTGCCGGGCCCGCGCTTCACACCGATCCGGAGCGCCGCGCCGTTCACCGTCGGGGGAGAAGGAACACCGACAGTTCGGCGCCGCGGCACG from Rhodococcus opacus B4 encodes:
- a CDS encoding Dps family protein, whose amino-acid sequence is MTPTPITTTLDTEQQRIAGKALQGTVVDLIDLSLIAKQAHWNVIGPHFLAIHPALDELATVARKFTDEAAERATAIGVSPDGRAATVAADAGTTGFAEGWTSDGEVVETIAANLAAVIARLRASIESTEKADPVTQDLLIGITARLEQLHWRWQAQSTQPSAQRPRLGQVLVG
- a CDS encoding WhiB family transcriptional regulator, producing the protein MCQVCPGLVRCRDHALTSGESYGVWGGMTESDRRKHTNRSRRGERRPLGSFQERPVGAASGVRGATFTGSYGGAYTGGASRGRPTAR
- a CDS encoding CBS domain-containing protein, whose amino-acid sequence is MRVLNVMQRPVRVVRQSDSMRTAAVLLAEYGFAAVPVVDDHDRLVGMLNSGDVLRAGTASSETVGEVMTAPAVAAPMYQYVADVSKMLLHQGLRSLPVVDIDGRVVGILSRSDVVRLMLKPDETIAVGAQRRLDDYTGDGRWHVTVEEGCVTLAGPFADESERRIAIALSKTVPGTRMVSIAAGE